In a genomic window of Cynocephalus volans isolate mCynVol1 chromosome 1, mCynVol1.pri, whole genome shotgun sequence:
- the RTP4 gene encoding receptor-transporting protein 4 gives MVLDIETWEQTFQELMQQEKPWAKWTLMLDGTLQPGCVARGWKQYQQRAFGRFRCSSCQRSWASAQVHVLFHTHWEDGRARGQVLVRLFAQRCQKCSWPQYEMPEFSPDSTTRILNNLVRHILERYYGGSIRKFPQMPVIAEVPLEGSHDSANCEACTLGFCVRGLQSRTREPCTSLLPYQGAGSSSTQSRALCVQNQARNQLAEAKKAPGSVRSFVFIGIGPRSSWGEGSEFSHSWGEGSEFSHSWGEGSGFSHGWGEGSGPSQGWDPLFISVCIFLFAFFVGNCFRQDYFK, from the exons ATGGTTTTGGATATAGAGACGTGGGAGCAGACCTTTCAAGAACTGATGCAGCAGGAGAAACCCTGGGCCAAATGGACCCTGATGTTGGATGGGACCCTGCAGCCAGGCTGCGTGGCCCGAGGTTGGAAGCAATACCAACAGAGAGCATTTGGCAG GTTCCGGTGTTCCTCGTGCCAGCGAAGTTGGGCTTCTGCACAAGTGCACGTTCTGTTCCACACGCACTGGGAGGACGGGAGAGCCCGGGGCCAGGTGCTTGTGCGGCTCTTTGCTCAGAGGTGCCAGAAGTGTTCCTGGCCCCAATATGAGATGCCTGAGTTCTCCCCAGATAGTACCACGAGGATTCTGAACAACCTGGTGCGGCATATTCTGGAGAGATACTACGGAGGCAGCATCAGGAAGTTTCCGCAGATGCCGGTGATCGCGGAGGTGCCTTTGGAAGGGTCCCATGACTCGGCCAATTGCGAGGCATGCACTCTGGGCTTCTGCGTACGGGGCTTGCAAAGCCGCACCAGAGAGCCGTGCACATCTCTGCTCCCCTACCAGGGAGCTGGGAGTTCCTCAACTCAAAGCCGTGCCCTGTGCGTCCAAAACCAAGCCAGGAACCAGTTAGCTGAGGCCAAGAAGGCTCCAGGGAGTGTGCGTAGCTTTGTCTTTATTGGGATAGGGCCCAGAAGCAGCTGGGGTGAGGGGTCAGAGTTCAGCCACAGCTGGGGTGAGGGGTCAGAGTTCAGCCACAGCTGGGGTGAGGGGTCAGGGTTCAGCCACGGCTGGGGTGAGGGGTCAGGGCCCAGCCAGGGCTGGGATCCATTGTTCATCTCGGtctgtatttttctgtttgcCTTTTTTGTAGGCAACTGCTTTagacaagattattttaaatag